The genomic stretch aacaacaacccaagcaaggacatatcattctactggggtcttcggcgtgcgcaacggcaaacttaacgaattctgataccccattctcgtactctctcgacaatcgattggaagacatccatgtattatccattactaattagaataaacaaaaaacaatttcagaagagttcaaacacattcggacctaggtttctaatgatactggtattgacacaaaatcatatgttcataggtcgtataaccctaactactgggtaatgtagtcccattgcatgcgctatcatggtcactaaaaaccaaccgtcaatttcctattgcatgcgctatcatggtcgaaacaaacgtagaaggaggaaacgcgcagtaataatgtaaaacagaaattgggcaaagctaaaacaaagcaataacataaaacaaaaattgggaaaagcgtgtacctttgattggtagaaggaggaaacgcgcagtaataatgtagatctaacagaggtggaaggaaaacgccttagaaccctaacgtgaaaaagaacgaaaataacaaaacgcgcagtatgttataattttaatgtttactaaaggggacattagagggcgcttgtggaaaaaaagcgccctctaaagggggcctaagagggcgcttatgaaagcgctctctaaggctttccagaagcgctttataagctggaaatgcacatggacttataacagcgctttattaaaagcgccctctaaggataaccttagagggcgctttctaaaaagcgccatgtattgttgtccctctatctcctccttattttttcgtttcaccttagagggcgcttgtggaaacaaagcgccctctaaagggggcctaagagggcgcttatgaaagcgctctctaaagctttccagaagcgctttataagctggaaatgcacatggacttataacagcgcttcattaaaagcgccctctaagggtaaccttagagggcgctttctaaaaagcgccatgtattgttgtccctctatctcctccttattttttcgcttcaccttagagggcgctttgttacaaaagcgccctctaaagtgcgctgtctattgctcattatttttcgcttcactttagagagcgcttttgtaataaagcgccctctaaggtgcgctgtctattccagtttttggcaTAGTGATTATTATGAGGAGAAAAAAAATTATGGTCCAAACCTAATCGCTAGAAGAAAAAAAACGCATTTCCACAAAATATATAATAGTACAATTTTCAAGTCACTTGCAAAGACCAAAAATCTTTAAAATATGGAATAAAAACTAATATATTTTTCATTATTTCTACAATTAACTACATCATGTGTTATTAAGTCAAGGTTGCATTGTTCTATATAATTGTCTGAAAAATGTGTACTTATCGCACTTACTCATTTACATCCTAAGTTTCCTAACTTCACCTTATTCATAAGCTTTCTCTTCACTAATTTcacttttgttggattaaaaaAAGTGTTTTGCCCTAACCATAGTAAACATATGGCTATGGGTGCTTTCCAAAAAATTTTCCTCTTCCTCCTTATTATCTCTTGTTACATCCTCATAATCGTCAGCGAACAAGAGGAGACCGGTTTCGTGAGCTCAATAAACCCTAAATTTTTTAAAAAGAAAGAAACTTTTAGTCACTTTAGATTCTATTGGCAAGACATCGTTGGAGGAAACAACGCTACGTCCATTCCAATTATTCCATCTATCCCTAAATTCGACAACTCTTTTAGTGCTTTTGGTTTAGTGAGGATTATTGACAACGCTTTAACGTTAGGACCAAAATTGAACTCGAAGTTATTAGGTAGGGCACAAGGATTTTATGCAGCTACCTCACAAACCGAGCTCGTTTTTCTTATGGTTATGAACTTTGCTTTGTTTGAAGGAAAATATAACGGGAGTGTCATCACTATCTCAGGAAGGGACGTTGCGTATGATAAAATCAGAGAAATGTCTGTGATTGGCGGGAGCGGTGTTTTTCGATTTGCTAAAGGATATGTTGAAGCTAACACAATCTCTTTTGATCCTATAACAGGGGATACTATTGTTGAATACAATGTCTTTGTTTCTCATTAGGATTGAtgttttttgttttgttgttaATAACTAGTGATGACGTTCATCTTTGCGTGTTTTTTCATGTGAGGGTTAATGTCGTGATATGTGTCCTTTGTTGGTGTGTATTCGTGATCAGTATTatgattaaaataataaaattttatattattgaaatatattttatttatatcTAAACTAATCCTTGTCATCAAGGTTCGAACTCTGCACCGGCACGATCTTTAGTAATTACTATCCCTTCATTTATGgataaaagaaacaaaataaactatgtccattttttattttttacataaaacacataacattataaaaaaaattgtttataTTAAAAATATAGTTTTTTTCACATATACATTAATTACATCATATTTTATACTATTACTATACTTGTTATATAGTGAAATGTCATTGAGCATGTATAAAAAAATCTGGATTAACTGAAATTTTAGTTTCGTTGTTTTGAATAAAgttattttttagtttttaatatttttaaaa from Lathyrus oleraceus cultivar Zhongwan6 chromosome 7, CAAS_Psat_ZW6_1.0, whole genome shotgun sequence encodes the following:
- the LOC127107753 gene encoding dirigent protein 22-like gives rise to the protein MAMGAFQKIFLFLLIISCYILIIVSEQEETGFVSSINPKFFKKKETFSHFRFYWQDIVGGNNATSIPIIPSIPKFDNSFSAFGLVRIIDNALTLGPKLNSKLLGRAQGFYAATSQTELVFLMVMNFALFEGKYNGSVITISGRDVAYDKIREMSVIGGSGVFRFAKGYVEANTISFDPITGDTIVEYNVFVSH